One window of the Salvelinus alpinus chromosome 13, SLU_Salpinus.1, whole genome shotgun sequence genome contains the following:
- the LOC139537271 gene encoding uncharacterized protein, with protein sequence MDRRFHNLTLEQVQTLDQVLTEVIPIHGRGNFPTLEVRPKDIIHVVKDRLLEREIRVRDIRLNGSTASHVMVRDNGTGYRDLDIIFGVELPRQEDFQVIKEVVLGSLRDLLPRGVNRRKITCLTMKEAYVQKMVKVFNEHDRWSLISLSNNRGKTVGLRFVSSLRRQFEFSVDSFQIILDHMLESYWETERRQGVQCEGLESHNGIVLHPDRGAEKTIMVPQYSSTSENLKEDKDKDSMMTRFADSPCHSEQVVVKEEESSHPMNVHATGKQEPLEVLEIERAELDLGTLENEEEVEEEEVVKVDTVLEIRVEEKMQFVQNTDYPSLISSSKILTDVMEPLVSNISVNPQSNIEESLISESKDIKPSPVLLTENSVQEQLQVMPQSTSQSCTAVTQNVHLEHLFPPPAKKTCNTSQGIVPDYCPSPKPPRKMSRKMSSISSLPEKWSLLKDLSDLTTQLFEPIEILPTPQPNHSLLDTDQGHYSSSSVSRQRNAEGTKTFTDHLTPAVSSQDKNISPRTVEQIVRVKYSKKPPDSDASEESLSLQTTGNRVPETEPAATQELAPPETTTVCPRAGASSAPRDKASITVVAECMYGDFEQAMDHLRFRLIATHNPEEIRGGGLLKYSDLLVRNFRPASETEIKSLERYMCSRFFIDFPDVSEQQRKIEAYLRCHFVGDEETSKYDYLMTLRRVIDESTVCLMGHERRQTLNMITVLALRVLGEQNAIPNTANVTCFYQPAPYMADPIFSSYYIPQAAQPPLLYHPYPLHVHMQTGLV encoded by the coding sequence ATGGATAGAAGATTCCACAACTTGACTCTGGAGCAAGTCCAGACTTTGGACCAGGTGTTGACAGAGGTAATACCCATCCACGGCAGAGGAAACTTCCCCACCCTGGAGGTTAGACCCAAGGACATCATCCACGTAGTGAAGGACCGGCTGTTGGAGAGGGAGATCAGGGTCAGAGACATCCGCCTCAATGGCTCCACCGCCAGCCATGTGATGGTCAGGGACAACGGCACGGGCTACAGAGACCTGGACATCATCTTTGGAGTGGAGCTGCCCAGACAGGAGGACTTCCAGGTCATCAAGGAGGTGGTGCTGGGCAGCCTGCGTGACCTCCTTCCCCGTGGGGTTAACAGACGCAAGATCACCTGCCTCACCATGAAGGAGGCCTATGTGCAGAAGATGGTCAAGGTCTTCAATGAGCACGACCGCTGGAGCCTTATCTCACTGTCCAATAACAGGGGTAAAACAGTGGGGCTCAGGTTTGTAAGTTCCCTGCGACGCCAGTTTGAGTTCAGTGTGGACTCCTTCCAGATTATATTGGACCATATGCTGGAGTCATACTGGGAGACTGAGAGGAGGCAAGGAGTTCAGTGTGAGGGATTGGAGTCACACAATGGCATTGtgttacatccagatagaggggCAGAGAAAACCATAATGGTACCCCAGTATTCTTCCACCTCTGAGAATCTAAAAGAGGATAAAGACAAAGATTCAATGATGACTCGCTTCGCTGACAGTCCGTGCCACAGTGAACAGGTTGTTGTTAAAGAGGAAGAATCATCGCATCCGATGAATGTGCATGCAACTGGAAAACAAGAGCCACTGGAAGtgttagagatagagagagcagagcTAGACCTTGGAACTCTGGAGAATGAGGAagaggtagaagaggaggaggtggtaaaGGTTGATACAGTACTTGAGATAAGAGTAGAGGAAAAAATGCAATTTGTTCAGAATACAGATTATCCCTCACTTATATCCTCCTCCAAAATATTGACAGACGTGATGGAACCTCTGGTGTCAAATATATCTGTAAACCCTCAAAGTAACATAGAGGAGTCACTGATCTCTGAGTCAAAAGACATCAAGCCATCCCCAGTGTTGCTCACAGAGAACTCAGTGCAAGAGCAACTTCAAGTGATGCCTCAATCCACATCCCAATCCTGCACTGCTGTCACACAAAATGTACATCTTGAACATTTATTCCCTCCGCCAGCCAAGAAAACCTGTAATACATCCCAGGGAATTGTCCCTGACTATTGCCCCTCACCTAAACCACCAAGGAAGATGTCACGGAAGATGAGCAGCATCTCATCACTCCCTGAAAAATGGTCTTTGTTAAAAGATTTGTCAGATCTTACAACACAGCTGTTTGAGCCTATAGAAATACTTCCAACACCTCAACCAAATCACTCTTTATTAGACACTGATCAAGGCCATTATTCATCTTCCTCAGTGTCCAGACAAAGGAACGCAGAGGGCACTAAAACATTCACAGACCACCTTACTCCAGCCGTTTCATCCCAGGATAAAAACATCTCACCCCGTACCGTAGAACAAATAGTCAGGGTGAAATATTCAAAAAAGCCTCCAGACTCAGATGCTTCTGAGGAATCATTGTCCCTTCAAACAACAGGGAACCGAGTCCCAGAGACTGAACCTGCTGCTACTCAGGAACTAGCGCCACCAGAGACAACCACAGTCTGTCCACGGGCAGGGGCAAGTTCGGCCCCAAGGGACAAGGCCAGCATCACTGTGGTAGCAGAGTGCATGTACGGGGACTTTGAGCAAGCCATGGATCATCTGCGTTTCCGACTGATTGCCACCCATAACCCAGAGGAGATCAGAGGAGGTGGGCTTCTGAAGTATAGTGACCTGCTGGTGAGGAACTTCAGGCCAGCCAGCGAGACAGAGATCAAGTCCCTAGAGCGCTACATGTGCTCCCGCTTCTTTATTGACTTTCCTGACGTTAGCGAGCAGCAGCGCAAGATCGAGGCCTACCTGCGCTGCCACTTTGTTGGCGACGAGGAGACGAGCAAGTATGACTATCTGATGACCCTGCGTCGGGTGATAGATGAGAGTACAGTGTGTCTGATGGGACATGAGAGGAGGCAGACACTCAATATGATCACTGTCCTGGCTCTGAGGGTGCTGGGGGAACAGAACGCCATCCCCAACACTGCCAACGTCACCTGCTTCTACCAGCCTGCGCCATACATGGCTGACCCCATATTCAGCAGCTACTACATTCCCCAGGCAGCACAGCCACCCCTGCTTTACCACCCCTACCCTTTACATGTCCACATGCAGACCGGCCTGGTGTAG